The Danio rerio strain Tuebingen ecotype United States chromosome 10, GRCz12tu, whole genome shotgun sequence genome contains a region encoding:
- the gigyf1b gene encoding GRB10-interacting GYF protein 1 isoform X7, producing MTAETLNFGPEWLRALSRGASVTSPPPSPAMPKSKLADYRYGREEMLALYVKDNKIPEDMQDKEFAAILQDEPQQPLALVPLTEEEQRNFSMSVNSVAVLRLMGKGGGAVPTGVARGRGSTRGGRGRGRGEGGFYQRSVDEEVGFGRGREMHRSQSWDDRGERRFEKPLRREVGRGGFEDSGAVGRKDYARSDSDNWRTLREEQEEEEAAAEPGGSWRIAGGRRDDGGPRSAGWREHISGEGRRRKFDFDFRDGEGGRRRAGSEGGEEERDGLPEWCTDEEEGEMGTFDSSGAFMCIKKNSRDAILEDQELEFEALEEEEECCQEKKDSPADKLEECEAATVYDGDRKSLSSSPHAVSVPAAVLPSEQETLKPIIVPPPKPAPQPAEDAVPASGTTSQTHSSSPPSSTATDLPAVGGDTEEEDGMKHLQQEAEKMVASLQDTSLEEECFTHALQESHISAAHTHTHPNTHTLSHSTPHTLPHSASALPLSHESAMKWFYKDPQGEIQGPFTTVEMCEWFQAGYFAMNLLVKRGCDEGFQPLGEVIKMWGRVPFSPGPSPPPLLGNMDQELLKKQLEQAATAALYQQLQMRFQHMNRCSETGMMPAMNRSMSVPDTGPMWDMPTSVSQQSGGETSLWDLTMSNSTQGPTLEHLQKIQQERREAELRVKREEEERKRREEKRRQQEEQKRREEEEIYRKKQQCRQQQELIMKFLQQSQQQSMSGSSGWSGSQTGALSLGKATGKSMGLLELEAERIHKQQQQRAQQQQRHGGLTMGQWNDGPSGMWSGSSMDGKVGGGNPAMGMWDEAMKNQSSHRNIGLRNSRSSPSLSDQYMLNRRKRTDEEERLLKLLQGMKPQDGFTTWCEQMLHALNTSANNASLDVPTIVAYLKEVESPYEVHDFIRIYLGDTIEAKEFAKQFLERRAKQKANHQRQQQQVSERLSKEVSGLNMNFPLQSMFQAAHISKGGSVYDTQGGKAKKKPSMMLHSDPSILGYSFLGGGELEQVEDY from the exons AGAAACTTCTCCATGTCTGTGAACAGTGTGGCTGTGCTAAGGCTTATGGGTAAAGGAGGTGGAGCTGTGCCAACAGGTGTAGCTAGAGGTCGTGGAAGCACTCGAGGAGGTCGAG GGAGAGGCAGAGGAGAGGGCGGATTCTACCAAAGAAGTGTGGATGAAGAGGTCGGCTTTGGCCGAGGACGAGAGATGCATCGCAGCCAGAGCTGGGATGACAG AGGTGAGCGGCGCTTTGAGAAGCCCTTGAGGCGTGAGGTTGGCCGTGGTGGATTTGAGGATAGTGGAGCAGTAGGAAGGAAGGACTATGCACGTTCTGACAGTGATAACTGGCGAACTCTCCGAGAAgagcaggaggaagaggaggcgGCAGCAGAACCTGGAGGAAGCTGGAGGATTGCAGGAGGTCGCCGTGATG ATGGGGGTCCTCGTTCAGCTGGTTGGCGGGAACACATCAGTGGGGAAGGCCGTCGGAGGAAGTTTGACTTTGATTTTCGTGATGGAGAAGGTGGACGGAGGAGAGCGGGAAGCGAGGGAGGAGAGGAAGAACGAGATGGCCTGCCTGAGTGGTGCACTGATGAAGAAGAAGGCGAGATGGGAACCTTTGATTCTTCTGGAGCCTTCATGTGCATCAAg AAAAACTCCAGAGATGCAATCCTTGAAGACCAGGAACTGGAATTTGAGGCtctggaggaggaagaggagtgttGTCAGGAAAAGAAAGACAGCCCTGCTGATAAAT TGGAAGAGTGTGAAGCAGCCACTGTGTATGATGGTGACAGGAAGTCATTATCATCGTCTCCTCATGCTGTGTCTGTGCCTGCCGCTGTACTCCCTTCAGAACAAGAAACCCTTAAACCCATAATCGTTCCTCCCCCAAAACCTGCTCCCCAGCCAGCTGAAG ATGCAGTTCCAGCAAGTGGCACCACCTCACAGACACACAGCTCCTCTCCTCCCTCATCCACTGCTACTGATCTTCCAGCAGTAGGGGGAGACACAGAGGAGGAAGACGGCATGAAGCACCTTCAGCAG GAGGCTGAGAAGATGGTTGCGTCCCTGCAAGACACATCTCTTGAAGAGGAATGTTTCACTCACGCTCTTCAGGAGAGCCACATCTCCGctgcacacacccacacacacccaaatacacacacactctctcactccACTCCACACACTCTCCCTCACTCTGCCAGCGCCCTCCCACTGTCCCACGAATCTGCAATGAAGTGGTTCTACAAAGACCCTCAAGGAGAGATTCAAG GTCCATTCACTACAGTGGAGATGTGTGAGTGGTTTCAGGCAGGGTATTTCGCCATGAACCTGCTGGTCAAGCGTGGCTGTGATGAGGGATTTCAGCCCCTGGGTGAAGTGATCAAGATGTGGGGGCGTGTGCCTTTCTCTCCTGGACCCTCCCCTCCTCCACTTCTG GGGAATATGGACCAGGAGCTGTTGAAGAAACAGTTAGAACAAGCTGCAACTGCAGCCCTTTACCAACAACTCCAGATGAGATTTCAGCACATGAACAG GTGTAGCGAGACTGGCATGATGCCTGCGATGAACAGGTCCATGTCAGTGCCAGACACCGGGCCCATGTGGGACATGCCTACCTCAGTCTCTCAGCAGTCAG GCGGTGAGACCAGTCTGTGGGACTTAACCATGAGTAACTCCACTCAGGGTCCAACTCTTGAACATTTGCAGAAA ATCCAGCAGGAGAGGCGTGAAGCTGAACTCAGGGTGAAGCGTGAAGAAGAGGAGAGAAAACGAAGGGAGGAAAAGCGCCGGCAGCAAGAGGAACAGAAAAGGAGAGAGGAGGAGGAGATTTATAGAAAAAAGCAG CAGTGCCGCCAGCAGCAGGAGTTGATCATGAAGTTTTTGCAGCAGAGCCAGCAGCAGAGCATGTCTGGGAGCTCAGGGTGGAGCGGAAGCCAGACAGGAGCTCTGTCTTTGGGCAAAGCTACAGGAAAGAGCATGGGACTCCTGGAGCTGGAGGCAGAGAGAATTCACaaacagcagcagcagagagCTCAGCAGCAGCAAAGG CATGGAGGTTTGACAATGGGCCAATGGAATGATGGGCCATCAGGGATGTGGTCAGGATCTAGCATGGATGGGAAGGTCGGAGGGGGCAACCCTGCCATGGGCATGTGGGATGAGGCCATGAAAAACCAATCCAGCCATCGCAACATTGGCCTGAGGAACAGCCGCAGCAGTCCCTCTCTCAG TGATCAGTACATGCTGAATCGTCGTAAACGTACTGATGAAGAGGAGAGACTTCTCAAGCTTCTTCAAGGGATGAAACCTCAGGATGGCTTCACCACTTGGTGTGAACAGATGCTCCATGCTCTCAACACTTCTGCAAATAATGCTTCTTTGGATG TGCCCACCATTGTGGCATATTTGAAGGAAGTGGAATCTCCGTATGAAGTTCACGATTTTATCCGCATTTATCTGGGCGATACCATTGAAGCCAAAGAGTTTGCCAAGCAGTTCCTGGAGCGCCGTGCCAAACAGAAAGCAAACCACCAGAGACAGCAGCAGCAGGTTTCTGAACGA CTGTCCAAGGAAGTCTCTGGATTGAACATGAACTTCCCCCTGCAG TCAATGTTCCAGGCAGCTCACATAAGTAAGGGTGGCAGTGTGTACGACACTCAGGGAGGAAAAGCGAAGAAAAAGCCTAGCATGATGCTCCACTCTGACCCCAGTATCCTCG GCTATTCATTCCTGGGGGGAGGTGAGCTGGAGCAGGTGGAGGATTACTGA
- the gigyf1b gene encoding GRB10-interacting GYF protein 1 isoform X21, whose protein sequence is MTAETLNFGPEWLRALSRGASVTSPPPSPAMPKSKLADYRYGREEMLALYVKDNKIPEDMQDKEFAAILQDEPQQPLALVPLTEEEQRNFSMSVNSVAVLRLMGKGGGAVPTGVARGRGSTRGGRGRGRGEGGFYQRSVDEEVGFGRGREMHRSQSWDDRGERRFEKPLRREVGRGGFEDSGAVGRKDYARSDSDNWRTLREEQEEEEAAAEPGGSWRIAGGRRDDGGPRSAGWREHISGEGRRRKFDFDFRDGEGGRRRAGSEGGEEERDGLPEWCTDEEEGEMGTFDSSGAFMCIKKNSRDAILEDQELEFEALEEEEECCQEKKDSPADKLEECEAATVYDGDRKSLSSSPHAVSVPAAVLPSEQETLKPIIVPPPKPAPQPAEDAVPASGTTSQTHSSSPPSSTATDLPAVGGDTEEEDGMKHLQQEAEKMVASLQDTSLEEECFTHALQESHISAAHTHTHPNTHTLSHSTPHTLPHSASALPLSHESAMKWFYKDPQGEIQGPFTTVEMCEWFQAGYFAMNLLVKRGCDEGFQPLGEVIKMWGRVPFSPGPSPPPLLGNMDQELLKKQLEQAATAALYQQLQMRFQHMNSRCSETGMMPAMNRSMSVPDTGPMWDMPTSVSQQSGGETSLWDLTMSNSTQGPTLEHLQKIQQERREAELRVKREEEERKRREEKRRQQEEQKRREEEEIYRKKQQCRQQQELIMKFLQQSQQQSMSGSSGWSGSQTGALSLGKATGKSMGLLELEAERIHKQQQQRAQQQQRHGGLTMGQWNDGPSGMWSGSSMDGKVGGGNPAMGMWDEAMKNQSSHRNIGLRNSRSSPSLSDQYMLNRRKRTDEEERLLKLLQGMKPQDGFTTWCEQMLHALNTSANNASLDVPTIVAYLKEVESPYEVHDFIRIYLGDTIEAKEFAKQFLERRAKQKANHQRQQQQVSERLSKEVSGLNMNFPLQSMFQAAHISYSFLGGGELEQVEDY, encoded by the exons AGAAACTTCTCCATGTCTGTGAACAGTGTGGCTGTGCTAAGGCTTATGGGTAAAGGAGGTGGAGCTGTGCCAACAGGTGTAGCTAGAGGTCGTGGAAGCACTCGAGGAGGTCGAG GGAGAGGCAGAGGAGAGGGCGGATTCTACCAAAGAAGTGTGGATGAAGAGGTCGGCTTTGGCCGAGGACGAGAGATGCATCGCAGCCAGAGCTGGGATGACAG AGGTGAGCGGCGCTTTGAGAAGCCCTTGAGGCGTGAGGTTGGCCGTGGTGGATTTGAGGATAGTGGAGCAGTAGGAAGGAAGGACTATGCACGTTCTGACAGTGATAACTGGCGAACTCTCCGAGAAgagcaggaggaagaggaggcgGCAGCAGAACCTGGAGGAAGCTGGAGGATTGCAGGAGGTCGCCGTGATG ATGGGGGTCCTCGTTCAGCTGGTTGGCGGGAACACATCAGTGGGGAAGGCCGTCGGAGGAAGTTTGACTTTGATTTTCGTGATGGAGAAGGTGGACGGAGGAGAGCGGGAAGCGAGGGAGGAGAGGAAGAACGAGATGGCCTGCCTGAGTGGTGCACTGATGAAGAAGAAGGCGAGATGGGAACCTTTGATTCTTCTGGAGCCTTCATGTGCATCAAg AAAAACTCCAGAGATGCAATCCTTGAAGACCAGGAACTGGAATTTGAGGCtctggaggaggaagaggagtgttGTCAGGAAAAGAAAGACAGCCCTGCTGATAAAT TGGAAGAGTGTGAAGCAGCCACTGTGTATGATGGTGACAGGAAGTCATTATCATCGTCTCCTCATGCTGTGTCTGTGCCTGCCGCTGTACTCCCTTCAGAACAAGAAACCCTTAAACCCATAATCGTTCCTCCCCCAAAACCTGCTCCCCAGCCAGCTGAAG ATGCAGTTCCAGCAAGTGGCACCACCTCACAGACACACAGCTCCTCTCCTCCCTCATCCACTGCTACTGATCTTCCAGCAGTAGGGGGAGACACAGAGGAGGAAGACGGCATGAAGCACCTTCAGCAG GAGGCTGAGAAGATGGTTGCGTCCCTGCAAGACACATCTCTTGAAGAGGAATGTTTCACTCACGCTCTTCAGGAGAGCCACATCTCCGctgcacacacccacacacacccaaatacacacacactctctcactccACTCCACACACTCTCCCTCACTCTGCCAGCGCCCTCCCACTGTCCCACGAATCTGCAATGAAGTGGTTCTACAAAGACCCTCAAGGAGAGATTCAAG GTCCATTCACTACAGTGGAGATGTGTGAGTGGTTTCAGGCAGGGTATTTCGCCATGAACCTGCTGGTCAAGCGTGGCTGTGATGAGGGATTTCAGCCCCTGGGTGAAGTGATCAAGATGTGGGGGCGTGTGCCTTTCTCTCCTGGACCCTCCCCTCCTCCACTTCTG GGGAATATGGACCAGGAGCTGTTGAAGAAACAGTTAGAACAAGCTGCAACTGCAGCCCTTTACCAACAACTCCAGATGAGATTTCAGCACATGAACAG CAGGTGTAGCGAGACTGGCATGATGCCTGCGATGAACAGGTCCATGTCAGTGCCAGACACCGGGCCCATGTGGGACATGCCTACCTCAGTCTCTCAGCAGTCAG GCGGTGAGACCAGTCTGTGGGACTTAACCATGAGTAACTCCACTCAGGGTCCAACTCTTGAACATTTGCAGAAA ATCCAGCAGGAGAGGCGTGAAGCTGAACTCAGGGTGAAGCGTGAAGAAGAGGAGAGAAAACGAAGGGAGGAAAAGCGCCGGCAGCAAGAGGAACAGAAAAGGAGAGAGGAGGAGGAGATTTATAGAAAAAAGCAG CAGTGCCGCCAGCAGCAGGAGTTGATCATGAAGTTTTTGCAGCAGAGCCAGCAGCAGAGCATGTCTGGGAGCTCAGGGTGGAGCGGAAGCCAGACAGGAGCTCTGTCTTTGGGCAAAGCTACAGGAAAGAGCATGGGACTCCTGGAGCTGGAGGCAGAGAGAATTCACaaacagcagcagcagagagCTCAGCAGCAGCAAAGG CATGGAGGTTTGACAATGGGCCAATGGAATGATGGGCCATCAGGGATGTGGTCAGGATCTAGCATGGATGGGAAGGTCGGAGGGGGCAACCCTGCCATGGGCATGTGGGATGAGGCCATGAAAAACCAATCCAGCCATCGCAACATTGGCCTGAGGAACAGCCGCAGCAGTCCCTCTCTCAG TGATCAGTACATGCTGAATCGTCGTAAACGTACTGATGAAGAGGAGAGACTTCTCAAGCTTCTTCAAGGGATGAAACCTCAGGATGGCTTCACCACTTGGTGTGAACAGATGCTCCATGCTCTCAACACTTCTGCAAATAATGCTTCTTTGGATG TGCCCACCATTGTGGCATATTTGAAGGAAGTGGAATCTCCGTATGAAGTTCACGATTTTATCCGCATTTATCTGGGCGATACCATTGAAGCCAAAGAGTTTGCCAAGCAGTTCCTGGAGCGCCGTGCCAAACAGAAAGCAAACCACCAGAGACAGCAGCAGCAGGTTTCTGAACGA CTGTCCAAGGAAGTCTCTGGATTGAACATGAACTTCCCCCTGCAG TCAATGTTCCAGGCAGCTCACATAA GCTATTCATTCCTGGGGGGAGGTGAGCTGGAGCAGGTGGAGGATTACTGA
- the gigyf1b gene encoding GRB10-interacting GYF protein 1 isoform X22, whose product MTAETLNFGPEWLRALSRGASVTSPPPSPAMPKSKLADYRYGREEMLALYVKDNKIPEDMQDKEFAAILQDEPQQPLALVPLTEEEQRNFSMSVNSVAVLRLMGKGGGAVPTGVARGRGSTRGGRGRGRGEGGFYQRSVDEEVGFGRGREMHRSQSWDDRGERRFEKPLRREVGRGGFEDSGAVGRKDYARSDSDNWRTLREEQEEEEAAAEPGGSWRIAGGRRDDGGPRSAGWREHISGEGRRRKFDFDFRDGEGGRRRAGSEGGEEERDGLPEWCTDEEEGEMGTFDSSGAFMCIKKNSRDAILEDQELEFEALEEEEECCQEKKDSPADKLEECEAATVYDGDRKSLSSSPHAVSVPAAVLPSEQETLKPIIVPPPKPAPQPAEDAVPASGTTSQTHSSSPPSSTATDLPAVGGDTEEEDGMKHLQQEAEKMVASLQDTSLEEECFTHALQESHISAAHTHTHPNTHTLSHSTPHTLPHSASALPLSHESAMKWFYKDPQGEIQGPFTTVEMCEWFQAGYFAMNLLVKRGCDEGFQPLGEVIKMWGRVPFSPGPSPPPLLGNMDQELLKKQLEQAATAALYQQLQMRFQHMNRCSETGMMPAMNRSMSVPDTGPMWDMPTSVSQQSGGETSLWDLTMSNSTQGPTLEHLQKIQQERREAELRVKREEEERKRREEKRRQQEEQKRREEEEIYRKKQQCRQQQELIMKFLQQSQQQSMSGSSGWSGSQTGALSLGKATGKSMGLLELEAERIHKQQQQRAQQQQRHGGLTMGQWNDGPSGMWSGSSMDGKVGGGNPAMGMWDEAMKNQSSHRNIGLRNSRSSPSLSDQYMLNRRKRTDEEERLLKLLQGMKPQDGFTTWCEQMLHALNTSANNASLDVPTIVAYLKEVESPYEVHDFIRIYLGDTIEAKEFAKQFLERRAKQKANHQRQQQQVSERLSKEVSGLNMNFPLQSMFQAAHISYSFLGGGELEQVEDY is encoded by the exons AGAAACTTCTCCATGTCTGTGAACAGTGTGGCTGTGCTAAGGCTTATGGGTAAAGGAGGTGGAGCTGTGCCAACAGGTGTAGCTAGAGGTCGTGGAAGCACTCGAGGAGGTCGAG GGAGAGGCAGAGGAGAGGGCGGATTCTACCAAAGAAGTGTGGATGAAGAGGTCGGCTTTGGCCGAGGACGAGAGATGCATCGCAGCCAGAGCTGGGATGACAG AGGTGAGCGGCGCTTTGAGAAGCCCTTGAGGCGTGAGGTTGGCCGTGGTGGATTTGAGGATAGTGGAGCAGTAGGAAGGAAGGACTATGCACGTTCTGACAGTGATAACTGGCGAACTCTCCGAGAAgagcaggaggaagaggaggcgGCAGCAGAACCTGGAGGAAGCTGGAGGATTGCAGGAGGTCGCCGTGATG ATGGGGGTCCTCGTTCAGCTGGTTGGCGGGAACACATCAGTGGGGAAGGCCGTCGGAGGAAGTTTGACTTTGATTTTCGTGATGGAGAAGGTGGACGGAGGAGAGCGGGAAGCGAGGGAGGAGAGGAAGAACGAGATGGCCTGCCTGAGTGGTGCACTGATGAAGAAGAAGGCGAGATGGGAACCTTTGATTCTTCTGGAGCCTTCATGTGCATCAAg AAAAACTCCAGAGATGCAATCCTTGAAGACCAGGAACTGGAATTTGAGGCtctggaggaggaagaggagtgttGTCAGGAAAAGAAAGACAGCCCTGCTGATAAAT TGGAAGAGTGTGAAGCAGCCACTGTGTATGATGGTGACAGGAAGTCATTATCATCGTCTCCTCATGCTGTGTCTGTGCCTGCCGCTGTACTCCCTTCAGAACAAGAAACCCTTAAACCCATAATCGTTCCTCCCCCAAAACCTGCTCCCCAGCCAGCTGAAG ATGCAGTTCCAGCAAGTGGCACCACCTCACAGACACACAGCTCCTCTCCTCCCTCATCCACTGCTACTGATCTTCCAGCAGTAGGGGGAGACACAGAGGAGGAAGACGGCATGAAGCACCTTCAGCAG GAGGCTGAGAAGATGGTTGCGTCCCTGCAAGACACATCTCTTGAAGAGGAATGTTTCACTCACGCTCTTCAGGAGAGCCACATCTCCGctgcacacacccacacacacccaaatacacacacactctctcactccACTCCACACACTCTCCCTCACTCTGCCAGCGCCCTCCCACTGTCCCACGAATCTGCAATGAAGTGGTTCTACAAAGACCCTCAAGGAGAGATTCAAG GTCCATTCACTACAGTGGAGATGTGTGAGTGGTTTCAGGCAGGGTATTTCGCCATGAACCTGCTGGTCAAGCGTGGCTGTGATGAGGGATTTCAGCCCCTGGGTGAAGTGATCAAGATGTGGGGGCGTGTGCCTTTCTCTCCTGGACCCTCCCCTCCTCCACTTCTG GGGAATATGGACCAGGAGCTGTTGAAGAAACAGTTAGAACAAGCTGCAACTGCAGCCCTTTACCAACAACTCCAGATGAGATTTCAGCACATGAACAG GTGTAGCGAGACTGGCATGATGCCTGCGATGAACAGGTCCATGTCAGTGCCAGACACCGGGCCCATGTGGGACATGCCTACCTCAGTCTCTCAGCAGTCAG GCGGTGAGACCAGTCTGTGGGACTTAACCATGAGTAACTCCACTCAGGGTCCAACTCTTGAACATTTGCAGAAA ATCCAGCAGGAGAGGCGTGAAGCTGAACTCAGGGTGAAGCGTGAAGAAGAGGAGAGAAAACGAAGGGAGGAAAAGCGCCGGCAGCAAGAGGAACAGAAAAGGAGAGAGGAGGAGGAGATTTATAGAAAAAAGCAG CAGTGCCGCCAGCAGCAGGAGTTGATCATGAAGTTTTTGCAGCAGAGCCAGCAGCAGAGCATGTCTGGGAGCTCAGGGTGGAGCGGAAGCCAGACAGGAGCTCTGTCTTTGGGCAAAGCTACAGGAAAGAGCATGGGACTCCTGGAGCTGGAGGCAGAGAGAATTCACaaacagcagcagcagagagCTCAGCAGCAGCAAAGG CATGGAGGTTTGACAATGGGCCAATGGAATGATGGGCCATCAGGGATGTGGTCAGGATCTAGCATGGATGGGAAGGTCGGAGGGGGCAACCCTGCCATGGGCATGTGGGATGAGGCCATGAAAAACCAATCCAGCCATCGCAACATTGGCCTGAGGAACAGCCGCAGCAGTCCCTCTCTCAG TGATCAGTACATGCTGAATCGTCGTAAACGTACTGATGAAGAGGAGAGACTTCTCAAGCTTCTTCAAGGGATGAAACCTCAGGATGGCTTCACCACTTGGTGTGAACAGATGCTCCATGCTCTCAACACTTCTGCAAATAATGCTTCTTTGGATG TGCCCACCATTGTGGCATATTTGAAGGAAGTGGAATCTCCGTATGAAGTTCACGATTTTATCCGCATTTATCTGGGCGATACCATTGAAGCCAAAGAGTTTGCCAAGCAGTTCCTGGAGCGCCGTGCCAAACAGAAAGCAAACCACCAGAGACAGCAGCAGCAGGTTTCTGAACGA CTGTCCAAGGAAGTCTCTGGATTGAACATGAACTTCCCCCTGCAG TCAATGTTCCAGGCAGCTCACATAA GCTATTCATTCCTGGGGGGAGGTGAGCTGGAGCAGGTGGAGGATTACTGA
- the gigyf1b gene encoding GRB10-interacting GYF protein 1 isoform X20: MTAETLNFGPEWLRALSRGASVTSPPPSPAMPKSKLADYRYGREEMLALYVKDNKIPEDMQDKEFAAILQDEPQQPLALVPLTEEEQRNFSMSVNSVAVLRLMGKGGGAVPTGVARGRGSTRGGRGRGRGEGGFYQRSVDEEVGFGRGREMHRSQSWDDRGERRFEKPLRREVGRGGFEDSGAVGRKDYARSDSDNWRTLREEQEEEEAAAEPGGSWRIAGGRRDDGGPRSAGWREHISGEGRRRKFDFDFRDGEGGRRRAGSEGGEEERDGLPEWCTDEEEGEMGTFDSSGAFMCIKKNSRDAILEDQELEFEALEEEEECCQEKKDSPADKLEECEAATVYDGDRKSLSSSPHAVSVPAAVLPSEQETLKPIIVPPPKPAPQPAEDAVPASGTTSQTHSSSPPSSTATDLPAVGGDTEEEDGMKHLQQEAEKMVASLQDTSLEEECFTHALQESHISAAHTHTHPNTHTLSHSTPHTLPHSASALPLSHESAMKWFYKDPQGEIQGPFTTVEMCEWFQAGYFAMNLLVKRGCDEGFQPLGEVIKMWGRVPFSPGPSPPPLLVRDKGNMDQELLKKQLEQAATAALYQQLQMRFQHMNRCSETGMMPAMNRSMSVPDTGPMWDMPTSVSQQSGGETSLWDLTMSNSTQGPTLEHLQKIQQERREAELRVKREEEERKRREEKRRQQEEQKRREEEEIYRKKQCRQQQELIMKFLQQSQQQSMSGSSGWSGSQTGALSLGKATGKSMGLLELEAERIHKQQQQRAQQQQRHGGLTMGQWNDGPSGMWSGSSMDGKVGGGNPAMGMWDEAMKNQSSHRNIGLRNSRSSPSLSDQYMLNRRKRTDEEERLLKLLQGMKPQDGFTTWCEQMLHALNTSANNASLDVPTIVAYLKEVESPYEVHDFIRIYLGDTIEAKEFAKQFLERRAKQKANHQRQQQQVSERLSKEVSGLNMNFPLQSMFQAAHISYSFLGGGELEQVEDY; the protein is encoded by the exons AGAAACTTCTCCATGTCTGTGAACAGTGTGGCTGTGCTAAGGCTTATGGGTAAAGGAGGTGGAGCTGTGCCAACAGGTGTAGCTAGAGGTCGTGGAAGCACTCGAGGAGGTCGAG GGAGAGGCAGAGGAGAGGGCGGATTCTACCAAAGAAGTGTGGATGAAGAGGTCGGCTTTGGCCGAGGACGAGAGATGCATCGCAGCCAGAGCTGGGATGACAG AGGTGAGCGGCGCTTTGAGAAGCCCTTGAGGCGTGAGGTTGGCCGTGGTGGATTTGAGGATAGTGGAGCAGTAGGAAGGAAGGACTATGCACGTTCTGACAGTGATAACTGGCGAACTCTCCGAGAAgagcaggaggaagaggaggcgGCAGCAGAACCTGGAGGAAGCTGGAGGATTGCAGGAGGTCGCCGTGATG ATGGGGGTCCTCGTTCAGCTGGTTGGCGGGAACACATCAGTGGGGAAGGCCGTCGGAGGAAGTTTGACTTTGATTTTCGTGATGGAGAAGGTGGACGGAGGAGAGCGGGAAGCGAGGGAGGAGAGGAAGAACGAGATGGCCTGCCTGAGTGGTGCACTGATGAAGAAGAAGGCGAGATGGGAACCTTTGATTCTTCTGGAGCCTTCATGTGCATCAAg AAAAACTCCAGAGATGCAATCCTTGAAGACCAGGAACTGGAATTTGAGGCtctggaggaggaagaggagtgttGTCAGGAAAAGAAAGACAGCCCTGCTGATAAAT TGGAAGAGTGTGAAGCAGCCACTGTGTATGATGGTGACAGGAAGTCATTATCATCGTCTCCTCATGCTGTGTCTGTGCCTGCCGCTGTACTCCCTTCAGAACAAGAAACCCTTAAACCCATAATCGTTCCTCCCCCAAAACCTGCTCCCCAGCCAGCTGAAG ATGCAGTTCCAGCAAGTGGCACCACCTCACAGACACACAGCTCCTCTCCTCCCTCATCCACTGCTACTGATCTTCCAGCAGTAGGGGGAGACACAGAGGAGGAAGACGGCATGAAGCACCTTCAGCAG GAGGCTGAGAAGATGGTTGCGTCCCTGCAAGACACATCTCTTGAAGAGGAATGTTTCACTCACGCTCTTCAGGAGAGCCACATCTCCGctgcacacacccacacacacccaaatacacacacactctctcactccACTCCACACACTCTCCCTCACTCTGCCAGCGCCCTCCCACTGTCCCACGAATCTGCAATGAAGTGGTTCTACAAAGACCCTCAAGGAGAGATTCAAG GTCCATTCACTACAGTGGAGATGTGTGAGTGGTTTCAGGCAGGGTATTTCGCCATGAACCTGCTGGTCAAGCGTGGCTGTGATGAGGGATTTCAGCCCCTGGGTGAAGTGATCAAGATGTGGGGGCGTGTGCCTTTCTCTCCTGGACCCTCCCCTCCTCCACTTCTGGTAAGAGACAAG GGGAATATGGACCAGGAGCTGTTGAAGAAACAGTTAGAACAAGCTGCAACTGCAGCCCTTTACCAACAACTCCAGATGAGATTTCAGCACATGAACAG GTGTAGCGAGACTGGCATGATGCCTGCGATGAACAGGTCCATGTCAGTGCCAGACACCGGGCCCATGTGGGACATGCCTACCTCAGTCTCTCAGCAGTCAG GCGGTGAGACCAGTCTGTGGGACTTAACCATGAGTAACTCCACTCAGGGTCCAACTCTTGAACATTTGCAGAAA ATCCAGCAGGAGAGGCGTGAAGCTGAACTCAGGGTGAAGCGTGAAGAAGAGGAGAGAAAACGAAGGGAGGAAAAGCGCCGGCAGCAAGAGGAACAGAAAAGGAGAGAGGAGGAGGAGATTTATAGAAAAAAGCAG TGCCGCCAGCAGCAGGAGTTGATCATGAAGTTTTTGCAGCAGAGCCAGCAGCAGAGCATGTCTGGGAGCTCAGGGTGGAGCGGAAGCCAGACAGGAGCTCTGTCTTTGGGCAAAGCTACAGGAAAGAGCATGGGACTCCTGGAGCTGGAGGCAGAGAGAATTCACaaacagcagcagcagagagCTCAGCAGCAGCAAAGG CATGGAGGTTTGACAATGGGCCAATGGAATGATGGGCCATCAGGGATGTGGTCAGGATCTAGCATGGATGGGAAGGTCGGAGGGGGCAACCCTGCCATGGGCATGTGGGATGAGGCCATGAAAAACCAATCCAGCCATCGCAACATTGGCCTGAGGAACAGCCGCAGCAGTCCCTCTCTCAG TGATCAGTACATGCTGAATCGTCGTAAACGTACTGATGAAGAGGAGAGACTTCTCAAGCTTCTTCAAGGGATGAAACCTCAGGATGGCTTCACCACTTGGTGTGAACAGATGCTCCATGCTCTCAACACTTCTGCAAATAATGCTTCTTTGGATG TGCCCACCATTGTGGCATATTTGAAGGAAGTGGAATCTCCGTATGAAGTTCACGATTTTATCCGCATTTATCTGGGCGATACCATTGAAGCCAAAGAGTTTGCCAAGCAGTTCCTGGAGCGCCGTGCCAAACAGAAAGCAAACCACCAGAGACAGCAGCAGCAGGTTTCTGAACGA CTGTCCAAGGAAGTCTCTGGATTGAACATGAACTTCCCCCTGCAG TCAATGTTCCAGGCAGCTCACATAA GCTATTCATTCCTGGGGGGAGGTGAGCTGGAGCAGGTGGAGGATTACTGA